The Kitasatospora paranensis genome has a window encoding:
- the rpsR gene encoding 30S ribosomal protein S18, which translates to MAKPPARKPKKKVCVFCKDKVNYVDYKDTNLLRKFISDRGKIRARRVTGNCTQHQRDVATAVKNSREMALLPYTSTTR; encoded by the coding sequence ATGGCGAAGCCGCCTGCTCGCAAGCCGAAGAAGAAGGTTTGCGTCTTCTGCAAGGACAAGGTCAACTACGTTGACTACAAGGACACGAACCTGCTGCGGAAGTTCATCTCCGACCGCGGCAAGATCCGTGCCCGCCGGGTCACCGGCAACTGCACCCAGCACCAGCGCGACGTCGCCACGGCCGTGAAGAACAGCCGTGAGATGGCGCTGCTGCCCTACACCTCCACCACGCGCTAA
- a CDS encoding alanine racemase, with protein MTLSLYVDTARWRAHQRAVLAEFPGLVPVAKGNGYGLGNARLTEEAAQLGTGVLAVGTAQEAAAAAGYPGDLLVLTPYRAGEEDPGLPERTVRTVAHVEAFRALPAGTRVVVECMTGMRRHGIARADLSKLPADGPSVEGYALHLPLDRPDGSDPVAEVTTWVRAIGAAGRPPATVYLSHLAAADVTRLAERFPETAFRSRIGTRLWLGDVQALRAQAAVLDVTPVARGERYGYRQRRAPSGGHLLVATGGTAHGVGMEAPKYLHGLVPRAKGLARAGLAAVNRTLSPYAWAGRQLWFAEPPHMQVSILFLPGDVKPPVIGDELSLTVRHTTTHFDRVVDR; from the coding sequence ATGACCCTGTCGCTGTACGTGGACACGGCCCGCTGGCGAGCGCACCAGCGGGCCGTGCTGGCGGAGTTCCCCGGGCTGGTGCCGGTGGCCAAGGGCAACGGGTACGGGCTGGGCAACGCCCGGCTCACCGAGGAGGCGGCGCAGCTGGGCACCGGGGTGCTGGCGGTCGGCACCGCGCAGGAGGCCGCCGCGGCCGCCGGCTACCCCGGCGACCTGCTGGTGCTCACCCCCTACCGGGCCGGTGAGGAGGATCCGGGCCTGCCGGAGCGGACGGTGCGCACGGTCGCCCACGTGGAGGCGTTCCGGGCGCTGCCGGCCGGGACACGGGTGGTGGTCGAGTGCATGACGGGGATGCGGCGCCACGGCATCGCCCGCGCCGACCTGTCGAAGCTGCCCGCCGACGGGCCCTCGGTGGAGGGGTACGCCCTGCACCTGCCGCTGGACCGGCCGGACGGCTCGGACCCGGTCGCCGAGGTCACCACCTGGGTGCGGGCGATCGGCGCGGCCGGGCGGCCGCCGGCCACGGTGTACCTGAGCCACCTCGCGGCGGCCGACGTCACCCGGTTGGCGGAGCGGTTCCCGGAGACCGCGTTCCGGTCGCGGATCGGCACCCGGCTGTGGCTCGGCGACGTCCAGGCGCTCCGGGCACAGGCCGCCGTCCTGGACGTCACCCCCGTCGCCCGCGGCGAACGGTACGGCTACCGGCAGCGCCGGGCGCCCTCCGGCGGCCACCTGCTGGTGGCCACCGGGGGCACCGCGCACGGGGTGGGGATGGAGGCCCCCAAGTACCTGCACGGCCTGGTGCCGCGCGCCAAGGGCCTGGCCCGGGCGGGCCTGGCCGCCGTCAACCGGACCTTGTCGCCGTACGCCTGGGCTGGCCGCCAGCTCTGGTTCGCCGAGCCGCCGCACATGCAGGTATCGATCCTCTTCCTGCCCGGTGACGTCAAACCGCCGGTGATCGGCGACGAGCTGTCGCTGACCGTGCGCCACACCACGACGCACTTCGACCGGGTGGTCGACCGCTAG
- the rplI gene encoding 50S ribosomal protein L9, whose protein sequence is MKIILTHEVPGLGSAGEVVEVKDGYARNFLVPRGFAIRWTKGGQKDVDAIRRARKIHEIQTLEAANEVKAKLEGLQIKLAVRSGDAGRLFGSVTQADVVDAIKAADGPAVDKRAIAIASPIKTVGSHKVSVKLHSDVQANLDVNVVAG, encoded by the coding sequence ATGAAGATCATCCTCACTCACGAGGTCCCCGGCCTCGGCAGTGCCGGTGAGGTCGTCGAGGTCAAGGACGGCTACGCCCGCAACTTCCTGGTCCCGCGTGGCTTCGCCATCCGCTGGACCAAGGGTGGCCAGAAGGACGTCGACGCGATCCGTCGCGCCCGCAAGATCCACGAGATCCAGACCCTCGAGGCCGCCAACGAGGTCAAGGCCAAGCTCGAGGGCCTGCAGATCAAGCTGGCCGTTCGCTCCGGCGACGCCGGCCGTCTGTTCGGCTCCGTGACCCAGGCCGACGTCGTCGACGCCATCAAGGCGGCCGACGGCCCGGCCGTGGACAAGCGCGCGATCGCGATCGCCTCGCCGATCAAGACCGTGGGCAGCCACAAGGTCTCGGTCAAGCTGCACTCGGACGTGCAGGCCAACCTCGACGTCAACGTCGTGGCCGGCTGA
- a CDS encoding PadR family transcriptional regulator, with the protein MSRRSGVLEFAVLGLLHDAPMHGYELRKRLNVLLGSFRAFSYGTLYPCLKSLVAQGFLVEDNPDVEYVPATALNGKRSKIVYRLSGEGKERFEELLADSGPDAWEDEHFGVHFAFFARTDKAVRMRVLEGRRSRLEERLERMRSSIARTRERFDDYTLELQRHGLESVEREVRWLNELIETERANRTGRGNTPPVHQRLRTAVARRPGPRTRRGHRTTARGAPHRSAETRGFRVPFGTPGPWEEWAPRARQTVI; encoded by the coding sequence GTGAGCAGGCGTTCCGGAGTACTGGAGTTCGCCGTCCTCGGCCTGCTGCACGACGCTCCGATGCACGGCTACGAGCTCCGCAAGCGGCTCAACGTCCTGCTCGGCTCGTTCCGCGCCTTCTCCTACGGCACGCTCTACCCGTGCCTCAAGAGCCTGGTGGCACAGGGCTTCCTCGTCGAGGACAACCCCGACGTGGAGTACGTCCCGGCCACCGCCCTCAACGGCAAGCGGTCGAAGATCGTCTACCGGCTCTCCGGCGAGGGCAAGGAGCGCTTCGAGGAACTGCTCGCCGACTCCGGGCCGGACGCCTGGGAGGACGAGCACTTCGGCGTCCACTTCGCGTTCTTCGCACGGACCGACAAGGCCGTGCGGATGCGCGTCCTGGAGGGCCGCCGCAGCCGGCTGGAGGAGCGGCTGGAGCGGATGCGCAGTTCGATCGCCCGTACCCGCGAGCGGTTCGACGACTACACCCTCGAACTCCAGCGGCACGGACTCGAGTCCGTGGAGCGCGAGGTCCGCTGGCTCAACGAGCTCATCGAGACCGAGCGGGCCAACCGCACCGGGCGCGGCAACACGCCCCCGGTGCACCAGAGACTTCGGACGGCCGTGGCCAGGAGGCCGGGTCCTCGGACCCGCCGAGGCCACCGCACGACCGCCCGGGGCGCTCCGCACAGGAGCGCTGAGACCCGCGGCTTCCGGGTGCCCTTCGGGACACCGGGTCCGTGGGAGGAGTGGGCGCCGCGCGCCCGTCAGACAGTCATATGA
- a CDS encoding LppU/SCO3897 family protein, with the protein MPQPGTVPPPPAYGYPGPPQPPVPQQAYGGPGMPASPPKSRRGLRFWAQMGVLALGAVVLVVALFSDTAPGSKVGDCLHRSTTTTKVTDVSCSDPQANYKVVKRVNNSLTSSCTGTPGVTATYRGSYGRRLHRKHYVLCLAPYSPAGAPGAGASPKKF; encoded by the coding sequence GTGCCGCAGCCGGGCACCGTCCCGCCGCCGCCCGCCTATGGCTACCCCGGGCCGCCGCAGCCGCCCGTGCCGCAGCAGGCCTACGGCGGCCCGGGGATGCCCGCGAGCCCGCCGAAGTCCCGTCGGGGGCTGCGGTTCTGGGCCCAGATGGGCGTCCTGGCGCTGGGCGCGGTCGTCCTGGTGGTTGCCCTGTTCAGCGACACCGCGCCGGGGTCGAAGGTCGGCGACTGCCTCCACCGCTCGACCACGACGACCAAGGTCACCGATGTCTCGTGCAGCGACCCGCAGGCGAACTACAAGGTGGTCAAGCGCGTCAACAACAGCCTCACCAGCAGCTGCACCGGCACGCCCGGGGTGACCGCCACCTACCGCGGCAGCTACGGCCGCCGCCTGCACCGCAAGCACTACGTGCTCTGCCTGGCGCCGTACAGCCCGGCCGGCGCCCCCGGAGCGGGCGCCTCTCCGAAGAAGTTCTGA
- a CDS encoding single-stranded DNA-binding protein produces the protein MAGETVITLVGNLVDDPELRFTPSGAAVAKFRIASTPRTFDRQTNEWKDGESLFLTCNVWRQPAENVAESLQRGMRVIVQGRLRQRSYETKEGEKRTVFEVEVDEVGPSLRSATAKVTRANRSGAPGGGGGGFNGQQGGAPSGGGWGGGQQGGGGGNWGGNSGGQSGPSDDPWASSAPSGGNQGGGGWGAPSGGGFSEEPPF, from the coding sequence ATGGCAGGCGAGACCGTCATTACCCTCGTCGGCAATCTCGTCGACGACCCCGAGCTGCGCTTCACCCCGTCGGGTGCGGCGGTCGCGAAGTTCCGTATCGCGTCCACCCCGCGCACCTTCGACCGTCAGACGAACGAGTGGAAGGACGGCGAGAGCCTCTTCCTCACGTGCAACGTCTGGCGTCAGCCGGCGGAGAACGTGGCCGAGTCGCTGCAGCGCGGCATGCGCGTCATCGTGCAGGGCCGACTGCGCCAGCGGTCTTACGAGACCAAGGAAGGCGAGAAGCGGACGGTCTTCGAGGTCGAGGTCGACGAGGTCGGCCCGAGCCTGCGGTCGGCGACCGCCAAGGTCACCCGGGCCAACCGGTCCGGTGCCCCCGGCGGCGGTGGCGGCGGCTTCAACGGCCAGCAGGGCGGCGCGCCGTCCGGTGGCGGTTGGGGCGGCGGCCAGCAGGGCGGCGGCGGTGGCAACTGGGGTGGAAACTCCGGCGGCCAGTCCGGCCCGTCCGACGACCCGTGGGCGTCCTCCGCTCCCTCTGGTGGCAACCAGGGCGGCGGCGGCTGGGGCGCTCCGTCCGGTGGCGGCTTCTCGGAGGAGCCCCCGTTCTAA
- a CDS encoding MFS transporter gives MQTPHRATLRGLLRGRGFRRLLTVRILSQLSDGVFQVSLAAYVIFSPERQSSPADIAAVLAVMLLPFSVVGPFAGVLLDRWRRRQVLHLGNLARFGLGLATAALLLGRAPEWMFFASALLVTALNRFILAGLSASLPRVVDPAALVTANAVSPTLGTVAATVGGGIGFLVHQVLPPGPRADAALVTVAALLYLSAALAAQRIGPDELGPERHPERPPLRRALGTAARELGAALRHLVRDCRPAVHALAAVTLARFCYGVLIVVVLMLSRYTFNRPEDAAAGLASLGRAVGFSAVGFFLAAVVSPWCTRRLGLTGWMTTCLAGAAVFVPALGLPFRELPGLVAALLLGVVTQGTKICTDTVVQESVEDDYRGRVFAVYDVLFNISFVAAAGVTALVLPLNGRSVTVVAGVSAAYAIGAVLYARAARGDRSATG, from the coding sequence ATGCAGACACCCCACCGGGCCACCCTCCGGGGGCTGCTCCGCGGCCGCGGCTTCCGGCGGCTGCTCACCGTCCGGATACTGTCGCAACTCTCCGACGGCGTCTTCCAGGTGTCGCTCGCCGCCTACGTGATCTTCTCCCCGGAACGGCAGTCCTCCCCCGCCGACATCGCCGCGGTGCTGGCCGTGATGCTGCTGCCGTTCTCCGTGGTCGGCCCCTTCGCCGGCGTGCTGCTCGACCGCTGGCGCCGCCGCCAGGTCCTCCACCTCGGCAACCTGGCGCGCTTCGGACTGGGCCTGGCCACCGCCGCCCTGCTGCTCGGCCGGGCACCGGAGTGGATGTTCTTCGCCTCCGCCCTGCTGGTCACCGCCCTCAACCGGTTCATCCTGGCCGGCCTGTCCGCGTCCCTGCCCCGGGTCGTCGATCCGGCCGCACTGGTCACCGCCAACGCCGTCTCCCCCACCCTCGGCACGGTGGCCGCGACCGTCGGCGGCGGCATCGGCTTCCTCGTCCACCAGGTGCTGCCGCCCGGGCCGCGGGCCGATGCCGCCCTGGTCACCGTCGCCGCGCTGCTCTACCTGAGCGCCGCGCTCGCCGCCCAGCGGATCGGCCCCGACGAGCTCGGCCCCGAACGCCACCCCGAGCGGCCCCCGCTGCGCCGCGCCCTGGGCACGGCCGCCCGCGAACTCGGCGCGGCCCTGCGCCACCTGGTCCGCGACTGCCGGCCCGCGGTGCACGCGCTCGCCGCCGTGACGCTGGCCCGGTTCTGCTACGGCGTCCTGATCGTCGTGGTGCTCATGCTCTCCCGGTACACCTTCAACCGGCCCGAGGACGCGGCGGCCGGGCTGGCCAGTCTCGGCCGGGCGGTCGGCTTCTCCGCCGTCGGGTTCTTCCTCGCCGCGGTGGTCAGCCCCTGGTGCACCCGGCGGCTCGGGCTCACCGGCTGGATGACCACCTGCCTGGCCGGCGCCGCGGTGTTCGTGCCCGCCCTCGGGCTCCCCTTCCGCGAACTCCCCGGGCTGGTCGCCGCCCTGCTGCTCGGTGTGGTCACCCAGGGCACGAAGATCTGCACCGACACCGTCGTCCAGGAGTCCGTCGAGGACGACTACCGCGGTCGCGTCTTCGCCGTCTACGACGTGCTGTTCAACATCTCCTTCGTGGCCGCGGCCGGGGTGACGGCCCTCGTCCTCCCACTGAACGGCCGGTCCGTCACGGTGGTCGCCGGGGTGTCCGCCGCCTACGCGATCGGCGCCGTGCTCTACGCCCGCGCCGCCCGAGGCGACCGCTCGGCGACCGGCTGA
- a CDS encoding glycosyltransferase family 87 protein, which translates to MTSSTRDETAAPEPLPAVGPLPNTVVVPADEDPVAAAGSEVFGGPPGRRALLGVSWWVPARVLAVLTIAVFVLGLAQKAPCYTDGWFHGATAQYTHACYSDIPHLFSGRGFDTGRHPYLDQLPSPSADMQYLEYPVLTGLFMQVAAWLTPTGGDLEGREQWFWMVNAGMLMVCAVVAAVALSRTHRRRPWDALLFALAPCLALDSTINWDLLAVALAAVAMAYWSNSRPTAAGVFIGLATAAKLYPVLLLGPLLVLCWRAGRWRAFGQAAGGAVAAWLLVNLPIMVANFKGWATFYTFSQVRKEDFGSFWLILMQDRNQQLPTLNTWISGLLVLCCLGIGWLALSAPRRPRFAQLAFLVVAAFILTNKVYSPQYVLWLVPLAALARPRWRDFLIWQACEVLYFLGVWSYLAYTGDSKQHGIGQDWYHLAIVLHLLGTLYLCALVVRDMLHPDRDPVRWDGSDDPAGGVLDGAPDVFVLGTARRLREEATYAGHGSQDRGGEAWLTEMSAMSAASEEAFARAGEEDPAEVTPEKAAPEKA; encoded by the coding sequence ATGACGTCGAGCACCCGTGACGAGACCGCAGCGCCGGAGCCCCTTCCGGCCGTCGGCCCGCTGCCCAACACCGTCGTCGTCCCGGCGGACGAGGACCCGGTCGCGGCGGCCGGCAGCGAGGTGTTCGGCGGCCCGCCCGGGCGCCGGGCGCTGCTCGGCGTCTCCTGGTGGGTGCCGGCCCGCGTGCTGGCGGTGCTCACCATCGCCGTGTTCGTGCTGGGGCTGGCCCAGAAGGCGCCGTGCTACACCGATGGCTGGTTCCACGGGGCCACCGCGCAGTACACGCACGCCTGTTACAGCGACATCCCGCACCTGTTCTCCGGCCGCGGCTTCGACACCGGGCGGCACCCGTACCTGGATCAGCTGCCGTCGCCCTCCGCGGACATGCAGTACCTGGAGTACCCCGTCCTGACCGGCCTGTTCATGCAGGTCGCGGCCTGGCTGACGCCGACCGGCGGGGACCTGGAGGGCCGCGAGCAGTGGTTCTGGATGGTCAACGCCGGGATGCTGATGGTCTGCGCGGTGGTCGCCGCGGTCGCGTTGAGCCGCACCCACCGCCGCCGGCCCTGGGACGCCCTGCTGTTCGCGCTCGCCCCGTGCCTGGCCCTGGACTCCACCATCAACTGGGACCTGCTGGCGGTGGCGCTGGCCGCGGTGGCGATGGCGTACTGGTCGAACTCCAGGCCCACCGCCGCCGGCGTGTTCATCGGACTGGCCACTGCCGCGAAGCTCTACCCCGTGCTGCTGCTCGGGCCGCTGCTGGTGCTCTGCTGGCGGGCCGGGCGGTGGCGGGCGTTCGGACAGGCCGCGGGCGGCGCGGTCGCGGCCTGGCTGCTCGTCAACCTGCCGATCATGGTGGCGAACTTCAAGGGCTGGGCGACGTTCTACACGTTCAGCCAGGTCCGCAAGGAGGACTTCGGCTCGTTCTGGCTGATCCTCATGCAGGACCGCAACCAGCAGCTGCCGACCCTCAACACCTGGATCTCGGGGCTGCTGGTGCTCTGCTGCCTGGGCATCGGCTGGCTCGCCCTCTCGGCCCCGCGCCGGCCCCGGTTCGCCCAGCTGGCCTTCCTGGTGGTGGCCGCCTTCATCCTCACCAACAAGGTCTATTCGCCGCAGTACGTGCTCTGGCTGGTGCCGCTGGCCGCGCTGGCCCGGCCGCGCTGGCGGGACTTCCTGATCTGGCAGGCCTGCGAGGTGCTGTACTTCCTCGGGGTCTGGTCCTACCTGGCGTACACCGGCGACTCGAAGCAGCACGGCATCGGCCAGGACTGGTACCACCTCGCGATCGTGCTGCACCTGCTCGGCACGCTCTACCTGTGCGCCCTGGTCGTCCGCGACATGCTGCACCCCGACCGCGACCCGGTCCGCTGGGACGGCAGTGACGACCCGGCCGGAGGTGTCCTGGACGGCGCCCCGGACGTCTTCGTCCTCGGCACCGCGCGCCGGCTGCGCGAGGAGGCGACCTACGCCGGCCACGGCTCGCAGGACCGCGGCGGGGAGGCCTGGCTGACGGAGATGTCCGCGATGTCGGCGGCGTCCGAGGAGGCCTTCGCCCGGGCCGGCGAGGAGGACCCCGCGGAGGTTACTCCCGAGAAGGCCGCTCCCGAGAAGGCCTAG
- a CDS encoding inositol-3-phosphate synthase gives MGSVRVAIVGVGNCAASLVQGVEYYKDADPAGKVPGLMHVQFGDYHVSDVEFVAAFDVDAKKVGFDLADAIGNSENNTIKICDVPPTGVTVQRGHTLDGLGKYYRETIEESDEAPADVVQTLKDRQVDVLVCYLPVGSEAAAKFYAQCAIDAKVAFVNALPVFIAGTKEWADKFTEAGVPIVGDDIKSQVGATITHRVMAKLFEDRGVILERTMQLNVGGNMDFKNMLERERLESKKISKTQAVTSQIRDRELGAKNVHIGPSDYVAWLDDRKWAYVRLEGRAFGDVPLNLEYKLEVWDSPNSAGVIIDAVRAAKIAKDRGIGGPILSASSYFMKSPPVQYFDDEAKENVEKFIRGEVER, from the coding sequence ATGGGTTCGGTTCGCGTAGCCATCGTGGGCGTGGGCAACTGCGCCGCGTCGCTGGTGCAGGGTGTCGAGTACTACAAGGACGCCGACCCGGCCGGCAAGGTCCCCGGGCTGATGCACGTCCAGTTCGGCGATTACCACGTCAGCGACGTGGAGTTCGTCGCCGCGTTCGACGTCGACGCCAAGAAGGTCGGCTTCGACCTCGCCGACGCCATCGGCAACAGCGAGAACAACACCATCAAGATCTGCGACGTGCCGCCGACCGGCGTCACCGTGCAGCGCGGCCACACCCTCGACGGCCTGGGCAAGTACTACCGGGAGACCATCGAGGAGTCCGACGAGGCCCCGGCCGACGTCGTCCAGACCCTCAAGGACCGCCAGGTCGACGTCCTCGTCTGCTACCTGCCGGTGGGCTCCGAGGCCGCCGCCAAGTTCTACGCCCAGTGCGCCATCGACGCCAAGGTCGCCTTCGTGAACGCCCTCCCGGTGTTCATCGCCGGCACCAAGGAGTGGGCGGACAAGTTCACCGAGGCCGGCGTGCCGATCGTCGGTGACGACATCAAGTCCCAGGTGGGCGCCACCATCACGCACCGCGTGATGGCGAAGCTCTTCGAGGACCGCGGTGTCATCCTCGAGCGCACCATGCAGCTGAACGTCGGCGGCAACATGGACTTCAAGAACATGCTCGAGCGCGAGCGCCTGGAGTCCAAGAAGATCTCGAAGACGCAGGCCGTCACCTCGCAGATCCGCGACCGCGAGCTGGGCGCCAAGAACGTCCACATCGGCCCGTCCGACTACGTGGCGTGGCTCGACGACCGCAAGTGGGCGTACGTCCGCCTCGAGGGTCGCGCGTTCGGCGACGTCCCGCTGAACCTCGAGTACAAGCTCGAGGTCTGGGACTCCCCGAACTCCGCCGGTGTCATCATCGACGCCGTCCGCGCCGCGAAGATCGCCAAGGACCGCGGCATCGGCGGCCCGATCCTCTCCGCGTCCTCGTACTTCATGAAGTCCCCGCCGGTCCAGTACTTCGACGACGAGGCCAAGGAGAACGTCGAGAAGTTCATCCGCGGCGAGGTCGAGCGCTGA
- the rpsF gene encoding 30S ribosomal protein S6 translates to MRHYELMVILDPSVEERAVSPLIENFLNVVRTGGGKVEKIDTWGRRRLAYEINKQSEGIYSVIDLKATPEVVKELDRQLSLSESVLRTKVLRPDTH, encoded by the coding sequence ATGCGTCACTACGAGCTGATGGTCATCCTCGACCCCTCGGTCGAGGAGCGCGCTGTCTCCCCGCTGATCGAGAACTTCCTCAACGTTGTCCGCACCGGTGGCGGCAAGGTCGAGAAGATCGACACCTGGGGTCGCCGCCGTCTGGCGTACGAGATCAACAAGCAGTCCGAGGGCATCTACTCGGTCATCGACCTCAAGGCCACGCCCGAGGTCGTCAAGGAGCTCGACCGCCAGCTCAGCCTGAGCGAGTCGGTTCTGCGGACCAAGGTCCTGCGCCCGGACACCCACTGA
- a CDS encoding transglycosylase domain-containing protein: MSEHRRRSPNPGGEQQPPGRGADGQRPYAYGAPPEGAPSYGRPRPDEVRSDGAARRPRPTGGRETAQQPRLTRAEMRRQTQKGGGRRAGGPGGPAGPGGPGGPGGPGGPGGPGGRGGPGGQGGQGGRGGKPPKKRFIDYPRYGKSGFRRWLPSWKLILSLFLIFFGSGVAAVGFAYASTGIPDPNKALQQQNNIYYWDDDTEMTRNTAQNRQAVELGDISKAAQDATIAAENETFRTDKGIDPKGIARAVYKMATGGDTQGGSTITQQYVKNTYLSQDQTLTRKLKEFFITLKINGQQSKDQILAGYLNTSWYGRGATGIQAASQAYYGKDAKSLNPCEGAMLAGLLKGAALYDPTITENKPRMQERWEYVLNRMVVNHLITEDQRTGCGKTFPEPIPRKAPSNMNGEVSYLVDTANKYLTATDPSIDDQAIQRGGLKIYTTFNKAKVQALKNAVDEVQSASLRPDKREADKFVQVGASSVDPKTGAIVALYGGPGVENNHYTNNADAPGIPVGSTFKPFVLATAMQVGVLTKTDSNGQPTRISTDSRYLSDNLSQIYKPDGSPVLGDDGKPYHQANDENNKTGYVDLKEAMRNSYNVPFVQLGQDVGGKNVENMAISLGIRKASLAPSSTVTFPLGTSTPSAIRMASAYSVFAAHGQQHDPYSVRKLLRDGADEPKFDRAPATNAGKKVLDQDVADSITDVLQNVAAHGTGTKTNALGFPVAGKTGTTDSGTSAWWVGYTNSLTTSVGMWREEPGKPGLLSLKGTAGQTTVHGGDFPTAIFTAYMRTIGPGSPRSFTKPTDSPGVQVDSSGAPSTASPSPSASPTDSASALPSPTTSPTESPSGQPSPTGRPSRSCFLFCPSPTGDPSPTGGGSTKTPGGGGGGGGGGGAATGG, encoded by the coding sequence ATGAGCGAACACCGGCGAAGGTCGCCCAACCCGGGCGGCGAGCAGCAGCCGCCGGGCCGCGGGGCCGACGGTCAGCGCCCCTACGCCTACGGTGCGCCGCCGGAGGGCGCGCCCTCGTACGGTCGCCCGCGGCCCGACGAGGTGCGCTCGGACGGCGCGGCGCGCCGCCCGCGTCCCACCGGCGGCCGGGAGACCGCGCAGCAGCCGCGGCTGACGCGTGCCGAGATGCGCCGGCAGACCCAGAAGGGCGGCGGCCGCCGCGCCGGCGGCCCCGGTGGACCTGCCGGTCCGGGCGGTCCGGGCGGTCCTGGCGGTCCCGGCGGTCCCGGTGGTCCGGGTGGCCGCGGTGGTCCGGGCGGTCAGGGCGGTCAGGGCGGCCGCGGTGGCAAGCCGCCGAAGAAGCGCTTCATCGACTACCCGCGCTACGGCAAGAGCGGGTTCCGCCGCTGGCTGCCGTCCTGGAAGCTGATCCTCAGCCTCTTCCTGATCTTCTTCGGCAGCGGCGTGGCCGCGGTCGGCTTCGCCTACGCGAGCACCGGCATCCCGGACCCGAACAAGGCGCTCCAGCAGCAGAACAACATCTACTACTGGGACGACGACACCGAGATGACGCGCAACACCGCGCAGAACCGCCAGGCGGTCGAGCTCGGTGACATCAGCAAGGCCGCCCAGGACGCGACGATCGCGGCCGAGAACGAGACCTTCCGCACCGACAAGGGCATCGACCCCAAGGGCATCGCCCGCGCCGTCTACAAGATGGCGACCGGCGGCGACACCCAGGGCGGCTCGACCATCACCCAGCAGTACGTGAAGAACACCTACCTGAGCCAGGACCAGACCTTGACGCGCAAGCTCAAGGAGTTCTTCATCACCCTCAAGATCAACGGACAGCAGAGCAAGGACCAGATCCTCGCCGGCTACCTGAACACCAGCTGGTACGGCCGCGGCGCCACCGGGATCCAGGCCGCCTCCCAGGCCTACTACGGCAAGGACGCGAAGAGCCTGAACCCCTGCGAGGGTGCCATGCTGGCCGGTCTGCTCAAGGGTGCCGCGCTCTACGACCCGACCATCACCGAGAACAAGCCGCGCATGCAGGAGCGCTGGGAGTACGTCCTCAACCGTATGGTGGTCAACCACCTGATCACCGAGGACCAGCGCACGGGATGCGGCAAGACCTTCCCGGAACCGATCCCGCGCAAGGCCCCGTCCAACATGAACGGCGAGGTCAGCTACCTGGTCGACACCGCCAACAAGTACCTCACCGCCACCGACCCGAGCATCGACGACCAGGCCATCCAGCGCGGCGGGCTCAAGATCTACACCACCTTCAACAAGGCCAAGGTGCAGGCCCTGAAGAACGCTGTTGACGAGGTGCAGTCGGCCAGCCTCCGCCCCGACAAGCGGGAGGCCGACAAGTTCGTCCAGGTCGGTGCCTCCTCGGTCGATCCGAAGACGGGCGCGATCGTCGCCCTCTACGGCGGCCCCGGTGTGGAGAACAACCACTACACCAACAACGCGGACGCCCCCGGCATCCCGGTCGGCTCGACCTTCAAGCCGTTCGTGCTGGCCACCGCGATGCAGGTCGGCGTGCTGACCAAGACGGACTCGAACGGTCAGCCGACCCGGATCAGCACCGACAGCCGCTACCTGTCGGACAACCTGTCGCAGATCTACAAGCCGGACGGCAGCCCCGTGCTCGGCGACGACGGCAAGCCCTACCACCAGGCGAACGACGAGAACAACAAGACCGGGTACGTCGACCTGAAGGAGGCCATGCGCAACTCCTACAACGTGCCCTTCGTTCAGCTCGGTCAGGACGTCGGCGGCAAGAACGTCGAGAACATGGCGATCAGCCTCGGCATCCGCAAGGCGAGCCTGGCGCCCTCCAGTACGGTGACCTTCCCGCTCGGTACCTCCACCCCGAGTGCCATCCGCATGGCGTCCGCCTATTCGGTGTTCGCCGCCCACGGTCAGCAGCACGACCCCTACTCCGTCAGGAAGCTGCTGAGGGACGGCGCCGACGAGCCGAAGTTCGACCGGGCCCCCGCCACCAACGCGGGCAAGAAGGTGCTCGACCAGGACGTCGCGGACAGCATCACCGACGTGCTGCAGAACGTGGCCGCGCACGGTACCGGTACCAAGACCAACGCCCTGGGCTTCCCGGTGGCCGGCAAGACCGGTACCACCGACTCCGGCACCTCGGCCTGGTGGGTCGGCTACACCAACAGCCTGACCACCTCGGTGGGCATGTGGCGCGAGGAGCCGGGCAAGCCCGGCCTGCTCTCGCTGAAGGGCACCGCCGGCCAGACCACCGTCCACGGTGGTGACTTCCCGACCGCGATCTTCACCGCCTACATGAGGACCATCGGCCCGGGCAGCCCGCGTTCCTTCACCAAGCCCACCGACAGCCCGGGCGTCCAGGTGGACTCCTCCGGTGCGCCGTCCACCGCGTCGCCGTCGCCCTCGGCCTCGCCCACCGACAGCGCGTCGGCCCTGCCGTCGCCCACCACCTCGCCCACCGAGTCGCCGAGCGGCCAGCCCTCGCCGACGGGCCGGCCCAGCCGCAGCTGCTTCCTGTTCTGCCCGAGCCCGACCGGGGATCCCTCCCCGACCGGTGGGGGCAGCACCAAGACGCCCGGCGGAGGTGGCGGCGGTGGCGGTGGCGGTGGCGCCGCCACCGGCGGCTAG